A genomic window from Candidatus Dormiibacterota bacterium includes:
- a CDS encoding PAS domain-containing protein has translation MNDKLISEIKATRAVLESALHNSGVAISQQDTDLKYTHFFNTHPGMAGAELIGKTDADWLPASEAAKLTAIKKRALEGKKGVREMFKSTLNGGNEGDIFYNDIRIEPIKEDDKVIGIYSIAIDITSFQKALMKLEELNGRLLKNMEDVLSSTPKDRGRK, from the coding sequence GTGAATGATAAACTAATTTCAGAAATTAAAGCCACACGAGCAGTTCTTGAAAGTGCCCTGCATAACTCCGGAGTCGCCATTTCGCAGCAAGACACAGACCTTAAATATACCCACTTCTTTAATACTCACCCCGGTATGGCCGGAGCCGAACTCATTGGTAAAACAGATGCCGATTGGCTGCCAGCTAGTGAAGCAGCCAAGCTGACAGCAATTAAGAAACGCGCCCTGGAGGGCAAAAAGGGCGTGCGCGAAATGTTTAAAAGCACTCTTAATGGAGGTAATGAGGGCGACATTTTCTACAACGATATTCGAATTGAGCCTATCAAAGAAGATGACAAGGTTATCGGTATTTACAGTATTGCTATAGACATTACCTCTTTTCAGAAAGCCCTTATGAAACTAGAAGAACTCAACGGTCGGTTACTTAAGAATATGGAAGACGTGCTAAGCTCTACGCCTAAAGACAGAGGCCGTAAGTAG
- a CDS encoding prepilin-type N-terminal cleavage/methylation domain-containing protein gives MVSTKVFKQQKGFTLLELIVVVVIIGILAALIIPNLAAAPKRARDAQRKSDLRNIKTALEAYHQDNNSYPPAGGAECTPSDPACLKTTLTGTTDQYMKIVPNDPKAGRNYTYAPVPVSCTNGACTSYKLSAELENMLDLSAIGGTYTVDSSN, from the coding sequence ATGGTGAGCACTAAGGTATTCAAGCAGCAAAAAGGCTTTACGCTACTAGAGCTGATAGTAGTAGTTGTCATTATCGGTATATTGGCCGCTCTCATCATTCCCAATTTAGCAGCCGCCCCTAAGCGCGCCAGGGATGCTCAGCGCAAAAGCGATTTGCGTAATATTAAGACAGCCCTTGAGGCATACCATCAGGATAATAATTCCTACCCCCCAGCCGGAGGGGCGGAATGTACCCCCAGTGATCCAGCCTGTTTAAAAACCACCCTAACTGGCACCACCGACCAATATATGAAGATAGTGCCAAATGACCCAAAGGCCGGCCGAAACTACACTTACGCTCCGGTGCCTGTCTCGTGCACAAATGGCGCATGTACTTCCTATAAGCTAAGTGCAGAATTAGAAAATATGCTTGACCTGAGTGCTATTGGCGGAACTTATACGGTAGACAGCTCGAATTAA
- a CDS encoding DNA-3-methyladenine glycosylase, with amino-acid sequence MLNEELYSQDAVTLAQNLLGCELVHKTPDGITAGIIVETEAYRQDDEASHSFNGQTPRNSIMFGAGGRAYVYFTYGMHYCMNVVCGGEGFAEAVLIRALEPIEGTELMKRRRNTDDIYNLCSGPAKLVQAMGITREHNGRTLSAKDFYIKPRRFAPEVSASPRIGISQAIDKPWRFFVTESKFVTKHRLNKLGVIPGVG; translated from the coding sequence GTGTTAAATGAAGAGCTATATTCCCAAGATGCCGTAACTCTTGCCCAGAATCTGTTAGGCTGCGAACTGGTACATAAAACACCCGATGGAATCACTGCTGGAATAATTGTTGAGACCGAAGCTTACCGGCAAGACGACGAAGCCAGCCACTCCTTTAACGGCCAGACTCCTAGAAACAGCATAATGTTCGGGGCTGGCGGGCGGGCCTATGTGTATTTCACGTATGGCATGCACTATTGCATGAATGTCGTCTGCGGAGGGGAGGGGTTTGCAGAAGCCGTCCTCATCCGCGCGCTCGAGCCCATAGAGGGCACAGAGCTAATGAAACGGCGCAGGAATACAGATGATATTTACAATTTATGCAGCGGGCCGGCTAAGCTCGTACAGGCAATGGGTATAACCCGTGAGCATAATGGGCGAACACTATCAGCCAAGGATTTTTATATTAAACCTAGACGATTTGCACCCGAGGTATCGGCCAGTCCCAGAATCGGCATCAGCCAGGCAATAGACAAGCCCTGGCGATTCTTCGTAACAGAAAGCAAATTCGTCACCAAGCACCGATTGAATAAATTAGGGGTTATACCTGGGGTGGGGTAG
- a CDS encoding DUF5684 domain-containing protein, whose translation MEDSASTYTPSAADTAAAQAFSSGFTLVILLATAVMVAALWRLFTKAGKPGWAAIVPIYNSIVLLEIVGRPIWWIVLFFIPFVNFIVSIIISLDLAKAYGKGPGFAIVGLLLFPFIGYPMLAFGSSTYTGPVAGQAFVAPPAAPVTPTAPPAPPAAPTPPQV comes from the coding sequence ATGGAAGATTCTGCATCAACTTATACGCCTTCGGCTGCCGATACGGCAGCGGCTCAGGCCTTTAGTAGCGGCTTTACTCTAGTCATATTGCTAGCAACGGCTGTAATGGTAGCCGCCCTTTGGAGGCTGTTTACTAAGGCCGGTAAGCCGGGCTGGGCCGCAATAGTGCCGATTTATAACAGCATTGTGCTGCTGGAGATTGTCGGCCGGCCGATATGGTGGATCGTTCTATTCTTCATACCGTTCGTGAATTTCATTGTAAGTATTATTATCTCACTCGATTTGGCCAAGGCATACGGCAAGGGCCCTGGCTTTGCAATTGTCGGCTTACTGCTATTCCCTTTCATCGGCTACCCGATGCTGGCCTTTGGCAGCTCTACGTATACCGGACCGGTTGCCGGGCAAGCTTTCGTCGCACCACCGGCAGCGCCTGTTACACCTACCGCTCCCCCAGCCCCACCGGCCGCTCCTACCCCACCCCAGGTATAA
- a CDS encoding thermonuclease family protein: MNLSRRRKTIIWTLILVSLSLLGAGAQRNGQPNPAKVAATEPGYYQVTEVYDGDTIEVLIAGRQEKVRFIGVDTPETHDPRKPVQCFGQAASAKTKELLVGKSVRLEADPADSDRDKYFRLLRYVYLPDGTLLNRQLIADGYGFAYTVFPYAKLSEFQDLEQEAREQGKGLWSACRITQSGQVRQTEP; encoded by the coding sequence ATGAATTTAAGCCGCCGCCGAAAGACCATAATCTGGACACTCATTTTAGTATCCCTTTCATTACTCGGTGCCGGTGCCCAGCGGAATGGGCAGCCCAACCCGGCCAAAGTAGCAGCTACCGAACCAGGTTACTACCAGGTAACTGAGGTTTATGATGGCGATACGATTGAGGTACTAATTGCCGGTCGGCAAGAGAAAGTACGCTTTATTGGCGTTGATACGCCAGAAACCCACGATCCGCGCAAGCCGGTGCAATGCTTTGGCCAAGCGGCCAGCGCAAAGACCAAGGAGCTTCTAGTCGGCAAATCGGTACGGCTTGAGGCCGACCCGGCAGATAGCGACCGCGACAAATATTTTCGCCTGCTGCGCTACGTATACCTGCCAGACGGCACACTGCTAAACAGGCAGTTGATCGCAGATGGCTACGGGTTTGCCTACACCGTTTTTCCGTATGCCAAGCTAAGTGAATTCCAAGACCTAGAGCAAGAGGCTCGTGAGCAGGGCAAGGGGCTATGGTCTGCCTGCCGCATCACCCAAAGCGGGCAAGTCAGGCAAACCGAGCCTTAA
- a CDS encoding deoxyribonuclease IV has product MRYGAHISTAGDLVGTPARAKAMGAEALQIFTGSPRMWRQTTYTLETAAAFRDACSNLDMPVYTHMMYLTSYGTPDSELRQKSIEVARQTLATAEQLGISGVVTHLGSHKGLGTDSIIDVLAGSLQEVIKDIKNTQLLLENSAGSGGVVGNSLDELALIFNALGKPARVGFCLDTAHLLASGYEVRTESGWDAVLTEFDKKIGLQNLKVLHLNDSKIDLGKRVDRHENIGKGFIGDDGFKVILNHPKVKNLVGILEVPGLDGKGPDKPNLDKLHQLTN; this is encoded by the coding sequence ATGCGTTATGGTGCCCACATATCAACCGCCGGCGATTTAGTCGGCACACCGGCCCGAGCTAAAGCTATGGGAGCCGAAGCCCTGCAGATTTTTACGGGAAGCCCACGAATGTGGCGGCAGACGACCTATACGCTTGAAACAGCAGCAGCCTTTAGGGATGCCTGCAGCAATCTCGATATGCCCGTTTACACGCACATGATGTATCTGACCAGCTACGGTACGCCCGATAGCGAACTGCGTCAGAAATCGATTGAGGTGGCTCGGCAGACGCTGGCTACAGCTGAGCAGCTGGGTATTTCGGGGGTTGTTACTCATTTAGGTTCGCACAAAGGCCTTGGCACAGACTCTATAATAGATGTGCTGGCGGGTTCGCTGCAGGAGGTCATTAAGGACATCAAGAATACACAGCTGCTACTTGAAAACTCAGCAGGCTCCGGCGGAGTGGTTGGCAACAGCTTAGATGAACTAGCTTTAATATTTAACGCCTTGGGTAAACCTGCGCGAGTCGGCTTTTGCTTGGATACGGCCCACTTGTTGGCAAGTGGTTATGAAGTGCGCACTGAATCCGGCTGGGATGCAGTACTTACGGAATTCGATAAGAAAATTGGACTCCAAAACCTTAAGGTGCTGCATTTGAATGATTCCAAGATCGATCTCGGTAAACGGGTTGATCGGCATGAGAATATCGGAAAGGGATTCATAGGCGATGACGGCTTTAAGGTTATATTAAACCACCCGAAAGTTAAGAACCTGGTAGGTATCTTGGAGGTGCCCGGCCTGGACGGCAAGGGCCCCGACAAACCTAATCTAGATAAGCTGCACCAGCTAACGAATTAA
- a CDS encoding class D sortase, which translates to MDIKPPRTSGSLSDNNPQAAASARAKIAGLPNQYRTANMPAKSQLAGAAAGPTSPAADALPIVSYLPAINAKPKLPSKFGPLAAAVATFLLLFLVFKSPILLSQLGYFTEKPETGPAQNTVAVLETVAPEPLINIPKINVSVPVVYPEVNDEASIQKALQSGVVHYAGTAKPGQRGNTVIVGHSSNDWWEPGDYKFAFVLLDKLVPGDTMTVNYNSKRYLYEVTESKVVEPTEVSVLAQTEEPILTLITCTPPGTSWKRLIVRAKQVSPVIESSQAANTNKPDGTPMLPSNAPGLSQQIAKLWNSLAGLLGNKPPETAPGSLPGID; encoded by the coding sequence ATGGATATTAAACCCCCTAGAACATCAGGTAGCCTTAGCGATAACAACCCTCAGGCTGCTGCCAGCGCCCGAGCTAAGATCGCTGGCCTGCCTAATCAGTACCGGACTGCCAATATGCCGGCCAAAAGCCAGTTGGCCGGAGCCGCTGCCGGACCCACCAGCCCGGCAGCTGATGCGTTACCGATAGTCTCTTACCTGCCGGCCATTAATGCCAAGCCAAAGCTACCAAGTAAGTTTGGCCCGCTAGCTGCTGCTGTTGCCACTTTTCTGCTACTATTTCTGGTGTTTAAATCACCGATTCTGCTCAGCCAGCTAGGATACTTTACCGAAAAACCCGAAACCGGCCCGGCTCAGAATACGGTAGCTGTTCTAGAGACTGTCGCGCCTGAACCGCTCATAAACATTCCCAAAATCAACGTTTCGGTACCAGTGGTCTACCCAGAAGTCAACGATGAGGCCTCAATTCAAAAAGCCCTGCAGAGCGGTGTAGTTCATTACGCCGGTACCGCCAAGCCCGGACAAAGAGGCAATACGGTGATAGTCGGCCATTCATCTAACGACTGGTGGGAGCCGGGTGATTATAAGTTCGCTTTTGTGCTGCTAGATAAGCTGGTGCCGGGAGACACCATGACTGTTAATTACAATTCCAAACGCTATCTCTATGAGGTTACGGAATCGAAGGTAGTAGAGCCGACAGAGGTCAGCGTCCTTGCTCAAACCGAGGAGCCAATATTAACTCTGATTACATGTACACCTCCGGGTACCAGCTGGAAGCGCCTTATAGTGAGAGCCAAGCAAGTCTCGCCAGTAATCGAGTCATCCCAGGCCGCCAACACAAATAAGCCAGACGGCACCCCAATGCTGCCCAGTAACGCACCGGGGTTAAGCCAGCAGATTGCGAAACTCTGGAATAGCCTGGCTGGCCTGTTGGGTAATAAACCCCCTGAAACCGCTCCGGGCTCGCTGCCTGGCATAGATTAA
- a CDS encoding PEGA domain-containing protein — protein sequence MFNKTLWILAYLLAAVVIAAGTILLVAYGNGYSYNFKAGRLVRNGLVIFETLPNGASVQVDGRVVKHKTPYRKTFEAGTYKFVLKKEGYRSWQKDIRMVASEVSLHQYILLLPDKFESEPIVTHESIGRSAASPDRRRLAYTVVSGPEAGLWVMDTGNKSRLKAYALQPAAEGTGIETVEELQWSKDNSHILVKSVYSGKPRYLMVAANGSDPAINITDQLKFDFASLTMNPSNWRELYWMSPEGLRRIDLSAQTISAVIAQHAAAFAPADDKVIYIDTSTPSPTLQSVDRGGQRRIILKQLTAGSRYQLATGSFRGEVQIGILVDSNLWVVKNALRDKKTRLALAGVDGMLFSPEGRFISTAAGNRLVTYDIEKSQVWQFESASAAPSNVAWLSEYYLLYVRDGHTIISEYDGANAASLGPASGLVHGTGDSKEVIISEQLNGRHQLSAIGIR from the coding sequence ATGTTCAACAAAACTCTCTGGATATTAGCTTACCTGCTGGCTGCGGTTGTAATTGCGGCCGGCACGATTTTGCTTGTAGCCTATGGCAATGGCTACAGCTACAACTTTAAGGCCGGGCGATTGGTTCGCAATGGGTTAGTGATATTTGAAACGCTACCAAATGGTGCTAGTGTGCAGGTAGATGGCAGGGTTGTAAAACATAAAACTCCTTATCGTAAAACCTTTGAGGCCGGCACGTATAAGTTTGTATTGAAAAAAGAGGGGTATCGCAGCTGGCAGAAAGATATTCGGATGGTAGCCTCAGAGGTCAGTCTTCACCAGTATATTCTATTGTTACCCGACAAGTTTGAGTCTGAACCGATTGTAACCCATGAGAGCATAGGGCGCTCCGCTGCCAGCCCCGACAGAAGAAGGCTGGCTTATACGGTGGTCTCCGGGCCGGAGGCAGGCCTATGGGTGATGGACACTGGTAATAAAAGCCGGCTTAAGGCTTACGCACTGCAGCCGGCAGCCGAAGGCACGGGAATCGAAACAGTCGAAGAATTGCAGTGGTCCAAAGATAACAGCCATATACTAGTCAAGTCGGTTTACAGTGGTAAGCCACGTTATTTGATGGTTGCCGCAAATGGTTCGGATCCGGCCATTAATATTACCGATCAGCTAAAGTTTGATTTTGCATCTCTTACCATGAACCCCTCGAATTGGCGTGAACTATATTGGATGAGTCCTGAGGGGCTGCGACGGATAGATCTTAGCGCTCAAACGATTTCGGCCGTAATCGCCCAACACGCGGCTGCTTTTGCACCGGCTGACGACAAAGTGATATATATAGACACCTCAACCCCTAGCCCTACACTGCAGTCGGTCGACCGCGGTGGACAGCGGCGAATTATTCTAAAACAGCTTACAGCTGGCAGCCGCTACCAGCTGGCTACTGGCAGTTTCCGTGGTGAGGTGCAGATTGGAATTCTGGTTGACTCTAATTTATGGGTGGTTAAGAATGCCTTGCGCGATAAAAAAACTCGCTTAGCATTGGCAGGCGTAGACGGCATGCTGTTTAGCCCGGAAGGGCGCTTTATCTCTACTGCTGCAGGTAACCGGCTAGTAACTTACGATATCGAAAAGTCTCAGGTCTGGCAGTTTGAGTCCGCCTCGGCTGCTCCGAGCAATGTCGCCTGGCTGTCGGAATATTACCTGCTGTACGTGCGTGATGGCCACACTATTATTTCGGAATACGATGGCGCAAATGCCGCCTCACTCGGCCCGGCTAGCGGATTGGTGCATGGCACAGGTGATTCCAAGGAAGTGATTATCTCAGAACAGCTAAACGGCCGACACCAGCTTAGTGCGATAGGTATCCGCTAA
- a CDS encoding rod shape-determining protein produces MFSKRLAIDLGTANVLVYAPDRGIVINEPSVVALSTADSKIVAIGSEAKIMLGRTPESIVASRPLKDGVIADYRITQAMIKHYINKVIGGFRLTRPDIMVSVPSGATSTEKRAVIDATLAAGARAAYIIREPIAAAIGAGIPIASAAGNMVVDIGGGTTEIAILSLGGVVAEHSVRVGGNKIDFAIADGIRRKHGLAIGDQTAEDIKKNIGSALILKKDKTIEIRGRDVVAGLPKTISVSSNDITEAMADELEKIILAIRAVLEQTPPELSSDIIDRGMMLTGGGALLKNLDKLLTNVTGVPCIVADDAQLCVVRGAGIALNNLDEYKRSLAGIK; encoded by the coding sequence ATGTTCAGTAAACGATTAGCTATCGACCTTGGCACGGCCAATGTTTTGGTTTATGCCCCCGATCGGGGAATTGTAATCAATGAGCCGAGTGTGGTGGCGCTCTCCACAGCCGACAGTAAAATAGTAGCTATTGGCAGCGAGGCCAAGATAATGCTGGGCCGCACACCCGAAAGCATTGTGGCCTCCCGTCCCTTAAAAGATGGTGTGATTGCTGACTACCGCATTACCCAGGCCATGATTAAGCATTATATAAATAAGGTTATCGGCGGATTCCGCCTAACCCGGCCAGATATAATGGTCAGTGTGCCTTCAGGTGCCACCTCCACCGAGAAGCGAGCCGTTATAGACGCCACCTTAGCGGCCGGTGCACGAGCCGCTTATATCATCCGTGAGCCGATTGCAGCCGCTATCGGCGCTGGTATACCGATAGCTTCAGCTGCCGGTAATATGGTGGTCGATATCGGCGGCGGCACCACCGAAATCGCCATCCTCTCGCTAGGTGGAGTGGTGGCTGAGCATTCAGTGCGGGTTGGTGGGAATAAAATCGATTTTGCGATTGCGGACGGCATTAGGCGTAAGCACGGGCTGGCTATTGGCGACCAGACAGCTGAGGACATAAAGAAGAATATCGGGAGCGCTCTTATACTGAAAAAAGATAAAACCATCGAAATCCGCGGCCGCGACGTAGTTGCAGGCTTGCCCAAGACGATTTCAGTCTCTTCTAACGACATTACCGAGGCCATGGCTGATGAGCTAGAAAAGATCATACTGGCTATCCGTGCCGTTCTAGAACAGACTCCTCCCGAGCTTTCCAGCGACATCATAGACCGTGGTATGATGCTGACCGGCGGGGGAGCCTTGCTTAAAAATCTAGATAAACTCCTAACGAACGTTACCGGCGTACCCTGCATTGTGGCCGACGACGCCCAGCTGTGTGTAGTGCGCGGAGCCGGCATTGCCCTGAACAATCTAGATGAGTATAAACGCAGTTTAGCCGGAATCAAATGA
- a CDS encoding O-antigen ligase family protein yields the protein MNVMRARQMIVYGLIALVAVMPFHAFASVWLGSLTGYQTLIQSWKEIVIVLMFVAAVITIWRRPQAINALLKPVNYWIPAFIAVALLVSAITQPPALAWLFGLKTDIEFLVVFLLAQLVASQLLVHKMQKIILITSAAVAGFAVLQTFALPADFLRHFGYGPETIAPFHTIDPGLNTIRVLSTLGGPNQLGSFLILPICLCVAMWIRQRRFSLALLTGLMTAALIFTYSRSALLGLVAAVVTVITMSLPRQRALYFLLATTAAAAIGAQLLFTSITKESNLQYYVFHGSLQETGLQDSTEQHAGALDSSLLVVKENPLGKGLGTAGPASFHAPQAFISENYFLQLAIETGIAGALLFIGFCIHLFIEFWRRRAQDAAKALAGALVGISTINLFLHGWADSSTALVFWSLAGVLIGTNSKESSS from the coding sequence ATGAACGTGATGCGCGCCAGGCAGATGATAGTTTACGGATTAATCGCCTTGGTAGCCGTAATGCCGTTCCATGCCTTTGCCTCCGTTTGGCTGGGCAGTCTAACAGGCTACCAGACACTCATCCAGTCTTGGAAGGAAATCGTAATTGTCTTAATGTTCGTGGCGGCCGTAATTACAATTTGGCGCCGTCCTCAAGCGATTAATGCTCTACTTAAACCGGTTAATTACTGGATACCGGCTTTTATCGCAGTTGCCTTACTGGTTAGCGCGATCACCCAGCCGCCGGCCCTGGCCTGGCTATTCGGGCTTAAAACCGATATCGAGTTTCTGGTGGTTTTCTTATTGGCGCAGCTCGTAGCATCACAATTACTGGTGCATAAAATGCAGAAGATTATTTTGATCACCAGCGCTGCTGTAGCCGGCTTTGCGGTACTGCAGACTTTTGCCCTTCCAGCCGACTTTTTGCGCCATTTTGGCTACGGGCCAGAAACGATTGCACCATTCCATACTATTGACCCCGGGCTGAACACTATACGCGTACTATCGACCCTTGGCGGGCCCAATCAGCTTGGCAGCTTCTTAATACTGCCGATCTGCTTGTGCGTGGCTATGTGGATACGACAGCGCCGCTTTTCACTGGCGCTCTTAACCGGCCTCATGACAGCTGCTCTAATATTCACTTACTCCCGCAGCGCTCTTTTAGGGCTAGTAGCCGCCGTGGTAACGGTAATTACCATGAGCCTGCCTAGACAGCGGGCGCTCTATTTTCTGTTAGCCACAACAGCCGCAGCCGCCATTGGTGCTCAGCTGTTATTTACAAGTATCACCAAGGAGAGCAACCTGCAGTACTATGTCTTCCACGGTAGCCTGCAAGAGACAGGTCTACAAGACTCAACCGAACAGCATGCAGGTGCCCTCGACTCATCACTGTTGGTCGTTAAGGAAAATCCGCTGGGCAAAGGACTTGGTACTGCCGGGCCGGCCTCATTCCATGCGCCTCAAGCTTTTATTAGCGAAAACTACTTTCTGCAACTGGCAATCGAGACTGGAATAGCAGGAGCCCTGCTGTTTATCGGGTTCTGCATACACTTATTTATAGAGTTTTGGCGCCGGCGAGCGCAAGACGCCGCCAAGGCTTTAGCCGGTGCGCTTGTAGGTATCAGCACTATTAATCTCTTTCTCCATGGGTGGGCCGACAGCTCCACAGCCTTAGTCTTTTGGAGCCTAGCGGGTGTACTGATAGGAACTAACAGCAAAGAGAGTAGTAGCTAA
- a CDS encoding WecB/TagA/CpsF family glycosyltransferase encodes MSAQKVFKKYKIFGVEVDAVNMAEAIDHLTHIAHRPKSKPCYVVKPYVEFLDLAKRSKEVRLLLNNAEMCLPDGVSVQWAGRYIFGIKPKNWRRFVISAASIMFKPKSIAKPFPEKFGGVNFTWPLLRACRDQNLKVFLIGSPRHNDISQTARIIRRALPDIKIVGTMAGKIDGLQGKELLQALRKEKISKSFIERIEKAEPDMIFVGMGFPLQEYVMAYLAAHLKHGVLVGEGGSFDYESFGGKYRRTPSFFQKVGLEWLWRLTLEPSRYKRQLAIPRFMKDIYNSYR; translated from the coding sequence ATGTCTGCACAGAAAGTATTTAAAAAATACAAAATTTTCGGCGTAGAGGTAGATGCCGTGAATATGGCTGAAGCCATCGACCACCTGACCCACATAGCCCATCGGCCAAAGTCGAAGCCCTGCTATGTTGTAAAGCCCTATGTTGAATTTTTGGACCTTGCCAAGCGCAGCAAAGAAGTCAGACTACTTTTGAATAATGCCGAGATGTGTCTGCCAGACGGCGTTTCGGTGCAGTGGGCCGGCAGATATATCTTTGGTATTAAACCCAAAAATTGGCGTCGGTTCGTAATTTCAGCTGCTAGCATTATGTTTAAGCCCAAGTCTATAGCCAAGCCATTCCCTGAAAAGTTCGGCGGGGTTAATTTTACTTGGCCACTGCTTAGAGCCTGCCGCGATCAAAACCTTAAGGTATTTTTAATCGGCTCCCCCCGGCATAACGACATATCTCAAACCGCACGTATTATTCGCCGCGCTCTGCCCGATATTAAAATCGTCGGCACGATGGCAGGTAAAATCGACGGCCTTCAGGGAAAGGAACTGCTGCAGGCGCTTAGAAAAGAGAAAATTTCAAAAAGCTTCATTGAACGAATAGAAAAAGCTGAACCAGATATGATTTTTGTCGGTATGGGCTTTCCGCTACAAGAATATGTCATGGCTTATTTGGCCGCCCATCTCAAGCATGGCGTACTGGTGGGGGAGGGTGGCTCGTTTGATTATGAAAGTTTTGGTGGTAAATACCGCCGCACTCCCAGTTTTTTCCAGAAGGTTGGGTTAGAGTGGTTGTGGAGACTAACACTTGAACCCTCACGTTACAAAAGACAGCTGGCTATACCCAGATTCATGAAAGATATTTATAATTCATACCGTTAA
- a CDS encoding DUF4367 domain-containing protein: MQCPNCGKTGFVTIGSKRYCSNCGTQLPVRSGAMSDIRSKQPAAPQTGQPIFNPIAPLPKPAGQMHSQQVAGKGGVLDLRAMEATPTPTPAPSQPVQVPVAPTPPQPTPIPVAPMPEPAPQAPPSVPTTAPEPTPVTVMPPAPTPEPMPAPEPAPSSPQLPPATRQTAVKSPLVSKFPTHPNLVLKPADIAVASAAPEPIIPMPLPQSPALQETIAAAKGNGSRLNPASVVAAGAALAIMGGYIWMQNYPKMAFRTAAHKAGVEATLPSYVPSSYRQDEVSYQTGEVKISFYTPGSRQKLDITQRRTAWDSDSLRENHISPKTDKYLAVQGQGLTIYFYDNNKQVSWVNHGVWYNMTGAEQLSREQILKIAYSL, translated from the coding sequence ATGCAATGCCCCAATTGCGGTAAAACCGGCTTTGTAACAATCGGCAGCAAACGCTACTGCTCGAATTGCGGTACCCAATTGCCTGTGCGAAGTGGCGCTATGTCAGACATCCGTAGTAAACAGCCAGCCGCACCCCAAACTGGGCAGCCGATATTCAACCCAATCGCACCGCTCCCTAAACCGGCCGGTCAAATGCACAGCCAGCAAGTAGCAGGTAAGGGCGGTGTGCTGGACTTGCGCGCTATGGAAGCCACGCCTACACCGACCCCTGCACCTAGCCAGCCGGTACAGGTGCCAGTTGCACCGACTCCGCCACAACCAACACCAATACCTGTAGCCCCCATGCCGGAGCCAGCTCCACAAGCGCCTCCTTCGGTTCCAACGACAGCACCTGAGCCAACACCAGTAACCGTAATGCCCCCTGCTCCAACACCTGAGCCAATGCCCGCACCCGAGCCTGCGCCGAGCAGTCCTCAGCTTCCGCCGGCTACCAGACAGACGGCAGTTAAGAGCCCATTAGTCAGCAAATTTCCGACACACCCTAACCTAGTGCTGAAACCGGCCGATATAGCCGTCGCAAGTGCCGCGCCAGAGCCCATAATCCCTATGCCTCTGCCGCAATCCCCAGCCCTGCAAGAAACGATTGCCGCTGCTAAAGGCAATGGTAGCCGCTTGAACCCGGCCAGTGTCGTAGCTGCCGGTGCCGCACTTGCCATAATGGGCGGTTATATTTGGATGCAGAATTATCCCAAGATGGCCTTTCGTACCGCTGCTCACAAAGCTGGGGTAGAGGCCACTCTGCCGAGTTATGTGCCTTCAAGTTATAGGCAAGACGAGGTTAGCTATCAGACTGGCGAGGTAAAGATCAGCTTCTATACCCCCGGTTCGAGACAAAAGCTAGACATCACCCAGCGGCGCACCGCCTGGGATTCAGACTCCTTGCGCGAAAACCACATTAGTCCCAAAACCGATAAATATCTGGCCGTCCAAGGCCAAGGCCTGACGATTTACTTTTACGATAATAATAAGCAGGTCAGCTGGGTGAATCACGGTGTGTGGTACAACATGACCGGCGCCGAGCAGCTTAGCCGCGAACAGATACTCAAAATCGCCTACAGCCTGTAA